GTGCTGTCACACGCCAGTCACACCTTTTATCTGGACACTCCACCACAAAAGAACCAACTTTCGTCCTTGTCTGAGTAAACTTGAACTGCTTCTTAATTGCATATATCGCGAGAGCGATCTAACAATCTTGCTTACTACCAAACACTTTCCCCACAGCTATTTGGCCGTCATTTACATCAACATCCATGTCGGGGATTTCTGCAGCGTCGTATTCTGTATCATCAAATATTGGGGGGATGTCAAACTCCTCATCGTCAATATCTGCAAGCTTACGTGTTGGTTTAGCGCTCATGTTTCCACCTACAGCATCCTCACTCCCGCCTCCATTCCAAGGATTACAATCCCCTGGCTTCATCATGTGTGCTTCCCTTTCACCTCCGCCTTGGCCACCAACCTCAACATAGTGGTTAAAAGCACTTCCGGTATCACAAAAGTATGATCTTGGCCCTGTCTTTTTCCTCAGCCTTTCAACAATCTCATCCTCGTTGAACACAACATTAACAGCATTGGAACCACCATAGTCGCCACATAAAAGCGGTTCCCAAAACTCCCTATCATAACCCCTTGGCCTCACTTCTATCTCCTCCACATCTTCTTCCAAAGTTCCTTTCGCCTCGGTATCCGCACTGTAACTACTATCACCCACATCTTTGTTGCTTTCTCCTTCATGGCTTTCACCCATTAATTTTTCTTCTACTTTCTCTACCTCCCGTACAAAATCAACATCATCAGCAAGGTTTATGACCTTCGTCTTTGAACCAGCAGATGGCCAGAATCCCTTCTTCGAGGAACCGTTAGGGAACTTTGCAGTATCTGGTGACAAAAACTTGGCCGCATCGGGTGACACAAACCCCATACCAGAATCATCCACAATATCAGTGTCCACAACCTTCTTTAACGCTTCAAACCGAGCAAACAGATTCATCGCACCTTTCACTTTCAAGTGTTGGCAGAAATACTTCACACCTCCATCACTAGTAACCAGCACCGGTGGGGTCCTAATCCCAGTCGCAAGCTCCAGACTTGTTGGTGGCCAGTAGCTCAACGTAACACTGAACTGCGCTTCATCCATTTTAAACTCACGGAGAACATTTCTTTTAAGTTCCTGGAAACCAATACCCTCGTAAACCGCCACCATACGACCCATTCGACGCTTCTCAATGACAAAATCCCATTTACCTCCATCTCCACAGACCCAGTCTCCGCTTAGAACCAAACACTGCTCGTCCATGTCTCCAATCCTGTTTCGTTCAAGATTAATAATTTAACGAAACACGTTAGCAATATTGAGGAATCCCCAGATCTATATCAGTCACAAGATGAATGCTAAGCTCACCTTTCTCCTGCAGTGCGTTCCTCACGCCGAAAGCAACGACACACAAGCATTTAATACAAAACCTACTCCTTACATACATAACAACCCCCCACCATTAGATCGAGATCCATCCAACGGCTATTATGTCTTCTTATCTCCTAGAAACCAACCTTAATAACTCCTCTAAGGAAACATATTTGGTCCtcacaatatggacaagattttatattataaatatgtgAACATCCGTGTCTTTTACTTAACCAAGGTTGAGGGGTAACTCTGTAAAAAAACAGTGGGAAGAAAGGGAATAATGTGTCCCTCGAGTGCAAAGTGTCTTATCTTGTCAAAAAAGAGAACAATGTGTCTTATGAGGTAACGCAACAATGTGTATTATGAGGTAACGCATCGGACAGGTTCaccatacaaaaaaataataatgaaacatGCAGCCCAAAACTTTCCGCGATATACCTTTccaaactaaattaaataaataaaataaaattattcagaTGCAATATAATAGGTGGTTCAGTAACGTCCACGCAgcaataaatattatatacactATGATAGGTtgtcaaacaaacaaacaacaatGGGTCAAAGTGCAAATATATCCTAGTGGTTGTtaataaattgcaaaaatacGTAAGGACCAAAGTGTAATAAAAGAATCATCTGCATTTGAAGGgtctatcatcatcatcaatgtcTATCTTGAAAGGATCAGagggagagagaagagaagcttGAAGAAGGTTCTCTATCTCTCGTTCATAGATTATGGAACTGCTCTATCTCCTCTGCTCAATCGTCTACACTTCAACCACAACgctcttcctctctctcctgCTCCCCTTCCGCCTCCTTTTCCACCGTCTCCTACCTTCACGCTCCGCCGTCGATTCCAACGTCTCTTACTACGAAGGCACCGTCTGGCACGACCGTCTCCGTCCCGTCCGTCACTCGTTCCGTTACACCGTCCGTTACGCGCTCTTCGACCTCGATAAATCCCTTGAAACTCCGCCGGATCATCTCTCCGCTGACGAAGCTCGCCTTCTCGCTCGTACCACCGGTCCGATGTAAGCTTTCTGTTCTCACCGTCGTCGAAATCAGAGATTCTCAAATGAAACTTCGTAATACGTAACGTTTATATGTTTTCCTACAAAACTGAATGAAGAGACAATATGATTGACTGAAACTGTCAGTGTTACTACAAGAAGTTATGTTTCATCCGAAGTGAGTTAAGATTCTGTTTGTGTAAAGGATGTGTATATGATCTGAAACAGCGTAGATCGAATCTTTTTAGTTTCAGAAAGTTTAATGGCTATGTGATGATCAAGATACTGTTTTCCCTATCAAGGTTATTATGTATATGATCTCTGTTATTTTTGGTTGCAGTTTCTTATTGACAATACCTCCAAGCGTTGGATATGAGCAGAACCCGTTGAGTTTGTATTATTGCTACAACTTGGAAGGATCAAGCAAACGCTTAAGTAAATGCATTGCACAGGTACATATTTTtctctactctgtttcttcattaAGTGTTTCTGTTGATGATGATTAGAggattttttttggtaggtTACAAATACGCCATGGGGGGAACGAGTGACATTTGTTTTTGACCCTGAATCTGACTTGGTTGCTAAATCATTACAAGTCAGTCCTTTCATGGTATGTTACTACTCTGATGATATTACATCATCTATGGATTGATCTTGTTCAACTTGTGGAATTCATTAAGTGTTTTTAACTGTCTTTTCAGGATATGCTTGGGAATTGGAAGATCAGAGCAAACGAACCTGGAGATGAGCTATCTGTCTCCATTGAATCACGGCATCCTCATCACGGTAACTACTTCTCTGCCACTTTGAGGGCGAAAAGAATAGACCAAACACGGGTTTCTGATCCTGCGGTCTTCTTCTGGTTGATGCCTCATAAGGTTGCTATATGGATCTATTGGCATGTAAGTTACATCATATATACTCAATATCTTTGTAAGTACATATGGATCATCAACTTGTAGGCTAGATTACATAACTGCTATTTTTTTATAGGCACTTAAGCTCTGGTGGAAGAATGTACCTTTCATCCAACACCCCAGATACTCAAACCCATCATACAGAGAGGACTCAGCGAAACGTGATCAAAAACTTCGATGTGTTGGTTTAGATGGATCAAACTCTGGTGAAACCATTAGCTTTGATGACTGTAGTGGTGGTTTTGGAGGATGTCGTTTTGCGTGGCGAGATGCTAATTGGCCTTGGTCATGAATATGCACACACTTGAGATAGCAGATCGTCATGAGTTAAGAATTTGCAATCGTTCATCGAGAGGTAGGAGTGGTTTACTTGTTTAGATTTTGGCTTAATAAGCAAAGATGAACGTTGTTTGATGATAAGCCGACGATGTAACTTGACTTCTTGCAAGTTAGAGAACAATCCTGCATTTTCAAGTACTATACCATATGAAATGTTAGCGTACCATTTGCTCTAAACAACTGTTACATTGTCAATTTGTGATGGTagttcatgtaatttttttgtcCTCTAAAATATCTTTATTCTAAATTGAGTTTTTAACGTTTAACATTTATTAACAACATGAGTTGTGAAAATACTGTaatagaacaaaaataaaagatgctTTTCACCCAAAAGAGAAGACAAATGATTCTAGTCTTTTCCAACTTTGTGGCTCAGAACCTCTAATCaattcttctttgttttttggTCTAAGCAattcattttcttatttatcgACTTTTCCCTCTAGTCCTTTAATACagcagttcttttttttttttgtatttgaactcaAATCCAGAATATTGATTGGAAAATGTAGCTTGGTCGGATCCCAGTTCTCTGGATCTGCCTTTTAATCAGTTCTTTTGCTTTGATACTTTTTCACAAGTATTTCACTtttcattttaccaaaaaaatgtatttcacttttcatgtttgttttgttcgtttaatattttcttataaataatatCAGCCCGAACAAAAGAAGGCAGCAGGATTCATGTTTTTGGTGAAATATTTCAggttaatattttcattttcatgtttatagtaaaaattattttatatgtttagagggatattatcttttatttatttaccctTCCGTCCGACTAATATTCCTTccgttccacaaagatagactttttattatttttacacatattaagaaaacatattaaactgtcataataaatgtattgttttctgtaattttcagttttcaataacttttaaccaatagtaattcaataaagtcaattaattttctcgaagtttacaattttttcatagaaaacacaaaaatacatctttctgaaataaattttttttctaaaaagtttaTCATTAAAGAACGAAAGGAGTATGTGTTAATTCTTTCACAATTTTAGGTCATTTTTACTCTTCTAAATATTTTATCGAGAAAAAATAATCCGTGCAAATGAATATTAAATATGTTGTAAATAGAgtgtttagagactgaatatttctgtgttcttattaatgatcaagggggttcctttatataaggattacaagataaagataaaaggaaagtgtacatatccttatccaagagaaaataggaaaactactaaaacataAGAAAGGGAAACTATCTATATCCTAAGTCGGCTAAAgctttggccgactctctctcctccttgcgGCCGCGGTTGGGCTTGGTGTGGCTGACGGGCTTTCtcctcttgtcttggttaatggcaatccactccatgatttataacgcttccccttggatgccataaccatacatgatttgtagtacgcttcatgttgcctcattaaaaccttatcagtaAAACCTAGTGGGACAAAatcatgatgaaggaaaaagagtacaacacgcactactccccctgatgtgaacctcggtgtaggttctacattctacgcatcttgGTTTGTGATATTTCCTGTATTTATATGATGGGAGTAATCGGCCGGTAtcattactgaaccgtaattaGACCACTTCGACTTCTTAGGTCGTTTCAAATATCCTTTGTCATtgagtgtcccggtaaagcatgtgtgctaaacaatgtgaaccatattgttctcggggatcactattgggtctttgcaaatcgtgtttgcatatgtccatagtctagacgtgatcgtctactcTTAACTCTTTACTATGGTCGGATAAACCAAGTACTCATGGACAATGTACTAAACATGGTTATCATGAACCTATGTCTCGATCTGGCCGATCCATGTctgggtcatagacctcgtctatacatgtccactacttgtctcatgagtgttcaagatcaatgatcattgctgtgagtttataatctcttattatgGCTCTGCGGTCGAACACTCTCATGGATGTGGACATCGATTTCTTTGCCTTAGGCAGTACCATATCTATCTCGGACATTGTAGTCCTttatccatctcttgatggtgtcTCATGACCTCCGTTGCTGTGGATTATATCACacactgaaatatatattattaggtcatagatctcggttctcacaagcttatggactacaatacatttgtatccggttgatcttttgtctctactagcccgtgatcaagaagaagggccAGACGCCTTTTAATCTTAAAAGCTGGACGCGTCTAGTAGAAGAGCCAGACGTTCTTTGCTGAAGAGTCGGACGCCCTTAGACGGACAGAGTCGGACATCTTTAGTTTGAAGGGCCGGCGCCGGACGCTTTTGGTCGGACAGCCAaatagatttattctatgcctactaacctcttttaggtttagtataatcacaaggaatttcaaatatatagaCTGTATTGGATTATCTTTTATACAattccaagatcaatgatcatgcgtgatcaatttcttttacatactatatgcagctgctttatgtttcagtccatgaatcagcttaggaacgaagctgttcttccatcttatccagtgatccatatgatGCTTACTatatcatttgtatctaatttctttcttatgaccagaccattgtcaatttcgaaaatctgtagcagcatccaccacataggagtttatctccttataatatgttcctttgatctctatgagtaccttgtgtaacaagctataatctaatgttgttaagtaggaagacatgaacactcttagacctcgtgatcatgtgccttctctcagggtttctttatctcacaagatccatatatttcactggtttatcagatggtgtttatgtatatgtatatggccaatacgctcatctctcttttagatactttgaacctccacgttttatcttttctaatttctatgatcttttatgattgtatgagtactctttcgtgggttcatgatcctcgttcatctctttatgttcaagtgctataactttatgtatctttatacaaatgtgtgtgtgtgtcgacactttcatgtggttccattatattccagacatgatctatagatttgagatcttattatccaggacctttattacctagtagcttggcgtcccaagactacatggtttggtaccttagatgtgtagctgcgcagccttttctcaatgtctggtatggtttctcgtataatctcggatctgtattctatgcaccatttttctatccgagattcctttatcttatggaacacttggtctatcttgtatagactctatagcaacttgattatgtctcttctaggacattcatttggtgctaagctggttagtcatttcttGGGTCAGTCtctggcatttcgattagcttctcaattagctagctttatataatctttctttggacgtcttaaattataatctctagtccgaggatctttgccaagacaatgatagttaaaaccattcttatcattcttttaatatttctttgtccagcttataatctttctcctttaatattcggattcatttgtttcatgtaatccgtacctggccactatttgatcacccatgttttggctctcgGTCCTTTTGATTTCgtggagaagatcttattcttatatattcccaatcctcttctgaggttccatcttagacggcacatgtatgcatgtggtggtttattcaaaatctcctaagatggtgtatgtctggttttatgacccgtattcaatctgagatgggaatatctatgctcacttatatggcctgatgcatatgatcatattatcattctatacatgtaaaacataatgtctccaagcttatagacttttaGAGTCTTAGTCTTACATGGCCGAACCTTTATAGGTAATGCGGTCAAGCCTGCACTATACAGCCAAGTCATGGCCAAGTCGTGGCCAAGCCGTTTATAGGTGATGGTCTTTGTGGCCGACCATAACATGGTCTCTCCGGCCGGGTAATGGCCTCTTTGGTTTagccgtttgtatcatggcctctatGGCCAAGGAATGGTCTTTTATGGCCTGAGTAATGACCGATCCATTTATAACATGGCCAAGTAATGGCCTTTATGGTTTGGCCGTTATAgtagtacacgaacttgtaatattgatcatgggtttatcctctctccccctcatgaccatactataaggtcgtggtgcttgggacaattaagcctaatgagtttccctttgtgtacatgtttcacaacgtgagatcttttacgggataactctgtgccttttcaatctttgcatcaagtttagactttGGGATGGCTAAACCTATCATGtcatatagtgtaaaatttcgtggtgttatctcaatatggttaccacatctcttgcctctttatcatattgatctgtagcatagttttgatcagtagaggtcataggtatagtctcgaccactttctttcaaggtctttaggcgtttttcttgttaaaatctaaaggaacttgtttccttccttatccattgtttctacttggaaaccatacattataacttcaatgggtcacatgttcttttgggtgtgtataatgccttttaaggcaatgccttagccatagtttctttactatgcttaTTATACacattcatgatttcttacttggttaTTATGCCCTTTAAGCAactctttaaaatcatttatatgttcaagtaagatcaggcaagataatgaattc
The window above is part of the Brassica napus cultivar Da-Ae chromosome C3, Da-Ae, whole genome shotgun sequence genome. Proteins encoded here:
- the LOC106375941 gene encoding uncharacterized protein LOC106375941, with protein sequence MELLYLLCSIVYTSTTTLFLSLLLPFRLLFHRLLPSRSAVDSNVSYYEGTVWHDRLRPVRHSFRYTVRYALFDLDKSLETPPDHLSADEARLLARTTGPIFLLTIPPSVGYEQNPLSLYYCYNLEGSSKRLSKCIAQVTNTPWGERVTFVFDPESDLVAKSLQVSPFMDMLGNWKIRANEPGDELSVSIESRHPHHGNYFSATLRAKRIDQTRVSDPAVFFWLMPHKVAIWIYWHALKLWWKNVPFIQHPRYSNPSYREDSAKRDQKLRCVGLDGSNSGETISFDDCSGGFGGCRFAWRDANWPWS